The proteins below come from a single Cannabis sativa cultivar Pink pepper isolate KNU-18-1 chromosome 3, ASM2916894v1, whole genome shotgun sequence genomic window:
- the LOC115723775 gene encoding uncharacterized protein LOC115723775: MCKELRIVSLCFADDLMLFSKGTHQSVKALKDTLEEFSAVSGLSINTSKSQIYFGGVDSDIKQSIMKDFGLMEGSYPLRYLGVPLRPTKWKEEDCGIIIKKMRQRLHTCASRHLSYTGRVQLIHSVLLGLRNYWMSIFVLPHSVTKEVEKICRGFLWGWNGNRSKIHLASWEKVCLPKSYGGLGFKDGIRWNHAILAKYVWAINSKRDLLWVKWVNSIYLKNKSFWEYELKQDSSWYWRKLCHVRDKFSREDVQAAGRGKKFKTNWLYNSKLVQHSFPYNTAVWSSLNLPKHRFILWQVVNNNLLTRDKLAQFRVVPDSLDCPVCELEAETHDHLFFDCVLSSRVMQGVFDWLGLQAWPTTAAGWRSWLQVRITNFRHRFFVAVMAATVYSIWNNRNNFCSVGD, from the exons ATGTGCAAGGAGCTTAGAATTGTGAGTCTATGCTTTGCTGATGACTTAATGTTGTTTAGCAAAGGTACTCATCAATCTGTTAAAGCTCTCAAGGATACTCTTGAGGAGTTTAGTGCAGTGAGTGGTCTCTCCATTAATACTTCGAAATCTCAAATTTATTTTGGAGGGGTGGATTCTGATATAAAGCAGAGTATAATGAAAGATTTTGGGTTGATGGAAGGGAGCTATCCGCTGCGATACTTAGGAGTTCCTTTAAGACCAACTAAATGGAAAGAAGAGGACTGTGGCATCATTATTAAGAAAATGAGGCAAAGATTGCATACTTGTGCTAGTAGACATCTGTCTTATACAGGAAGGGTGCAGCTGATTCACTCAGTGCTTCTAGGGCTTCGAAACTACTGGATGAGCATTTTTGTTTTACCTCACAGTGTTACTAAGGAAGTGGAGAAGATTTGTAGAGGGTTCCTTTGGGGTTGGAATGGCAATAGAAGTAAGATCCACTTGGCCTCCTGGGAGAAAGTTTGCCTTCCTAAGAGTTATGGTGGTCTTGGGTTCAAAGATGGAATTAGATGGAATCATGCTATTTTGGCTAAGTATGTGTGGGCTATTAATTCTAAGAGAGACTTACTTTGGGTCAAATGGGTCAATAGCATCTATTTGAAGAACAAAAGTTTTTGGGAGTATGAACTCAAACAAGATTCGAGTTGGTATTGGCGTAAACTTTGCCATGTGCGAGACAAGTTTTCTAGAGAGGATGTGCAAGCGGCTGGAAGAGGTAAGAAATTCAAAACTAATTGGCTTTACAATAGCAAATTAGTCCAACATTCTTTCCCCTACAACACAGCTGTTTGGAGTTCTCTAAACCTTCCCAAACACCGATTCATATTATGGCAAGTGGTCAATAACAATTTGTTAACTCGAGATAAGCTTGCTCAGTTTCGAGTTGTCCCTGATTCCTTGGATTGCCCTGTTTGTGAGTTGGAAGCCGAGACTCATgaccatttattttttgattgtgTGCTGTCGAGTAGAGTGATGCAAGGAGTTTTTGATTGGCTGGGATTGCAGGCTTGGCCGACTACTGCTGCCGGATGGAGAAGCTGGCTACAGGTCAGAATCACTAACTTCAGACACAGATTTTTTGTAGCTGTGATGGCTGCAACGGTGTATAGCATTTGGAACAACAGGAACAATT TTTGCTCAGTTGGTGATTAA